A DNA window from Planctomycetota bacterium contains the following coding sequences:
- a CDS encoding trypsin-like peptidase domain-containing protein: protein MWPTQKASEGRHAFSQEPTPRTRASNGLVVAFLGRLVVGFVVAAVPMGLALALVLMSATARQVQSKAALKAVTATVAAEDEVELPTVQSRERRFTDTPDTVEEVLELEQQILATVEKAIPTTVALRLSNGQGSGVIVSPDGLVLTAAHVINQPNSPVAFIMPDGTTYRGRTLGRVRSLDAGMAIIDDSDAPVPFDFAEIGTSDDLETGTWTVATGHPAGFQEQRPPVVRVGRLNRVTDSVLQSDNTLVGGDSGGPLFDLEGRLVGIHSRIGQQRIGTNVLAGNVHIPIDRFIDNWQPMRVGRDTGGIRLPNWMRMQVADDGIRLDLGPSRGNDDGSREGDGSGVGSDGRPGATVRMVVDGSPAATAEIRIGDRIVAVGDAEIESETDLLALRPTFRVGQSVQYRVVDQSGVVRDVSVTLAGFDRDGSDRSAPQSRPYRGLMGVNLNNSFSGGDAAVIGGVTPGSPADEAGIRPGDRIVSLRGQRIYDFRQVQQALANGRPGDMITLQVASPGEEARRIRLQLASADELQELEEAR, encoded by the coding sequence ATGTGGCCGACGCAGAAAGCTTCGGAAGGACGTCACGCCTTCTCCCAAGAGCCAACGCCGCGAACGCGTGCGTCCAACGGTCTTGTCGTCGCGTTCCTCGGGCGATTGGTCGTGGGCTTCGTCGTCGCGGCGGTACCGATGGGGCTCGCACTCGCACTGGTGCTGATGTCCGCGACCGCCCGGCAGGTTCAGAGCAAGGCGGCGCTGAAGGCTGTCACCGCCACGGTGGCCGCCGAGGACGAGGTCGAGCTGCCGACCGTTCAGTCGCGTGAGCGGCGGTTCACGGACACGCCCGACACCGTCGAAGAGGTGCTGGAGCTCGAACAGCAGATCCTGGCCACGGTCGAAAAGGCGATTCCGACGACCGTCGCCCTGCGGCTGTCCAACGGCCAGGGGAGCGGCGTCATCGTCTCGCCCGACGGCCTCGTCCTGACGGCAGCGCACGTCATCAATCAGCCCAACTCGCCCGTCGCGTTCATCATGCCCGACGGGACGACCTACCGCGGACGAACGCTCGGCCGGGTCCGATCGCTCGATGCCGGCATGGCCATCATCGATGACTCCGACGCGCCCGTTCCGTTCGACTTTGCCGAGATTGGCACGAGCGACGACTTGGAGACCGGCACGTGGACCGTGGCAACAGGTCATCCCGCCGGCTTCCAGGAGCAGCGACCGCCCGTCGTCCGCGTCGGCCGGCTGAATCGTGTGACGGACAGCGTGCTCCAGAGCGACAACACGCTCGTCGGTGGCGATTCGGGAGGGCCGCTGTTCGATCTGGAGGGCCGCCTCGTCGGCATCCACAGTCGCATCGGGCAGCAGCGGATCGGGACCAACGTGTTGGCCGGGAACGTGCACATTCCGATCGACCGGTTCATCGACAACTGGCAGCCGATGCGTGTCGGGCGTGACACGGGCGGAATTCGCCTGCCGAATTGGATGCGCATGCAGGTCGCCGACGACGGCATCCGGCTCGACCTAGGACCGTCACGCGGCAACGACGACGGCTCTCGCGAAGGAGACGGCTCGGGCGTCGGCAGCGACGGTCGCCCCGGTGCCACCGTCCGCATGGTCGTCGACGGCTCACCGGCTGCCACGGCGGAGATCAGAATTGGCGATCGGATCGTGGCAGTCGGCGATGCAGAGATCGAGTCCGAGACCGATCTCCTCGCCCTGCGACCAACGTTCCGCGTTGGCCAGAGCGTGCAGTATCGCGTTGTCGACCAGAGCGGCGTTGTCAGAGACGTGTCGGTCACGCTCGCCGGTTTCGATCGCGACGGCTCGGACCGCTCCGCGCCGCAGAGTCGGCCCTACCGCGGGTTGATGGGCGTGAATCTGAACAACAGCTTCAGCGGCGGGGATGCAGCGGTCATCGGTGGTGTCACGCCCGGCAGCCCCGCAGACGAGGCGGGCATTCGTCCTGGCGACCGAATTGTCTCGCTTCGCGGGCAACGCATCTACGACTTCAGGCAGGTTCAGCAGGCGCTCGCGAATGGCCGACCTGGCGACATGATCACGCTCCAAGTCGCCTCGCCAGGCGAGGAAGCACGCCGCATCCGGCTGCAACTGGCATCGGCGGACGAACTGCAGGAATTAGAGGAAGCACGCTGA
- a CDS encoding putative DNA modification/repair radical SAM protein, which produces MPAVAATSGTTPRRQATAVVEREEVSFDKVRVKLAVLADAAKYDASCSSSGIKRKGRDDGLGSANGTGICHSYTPDGRCVSLLKILLTNYCIYDCQYCVNRVSSDVERQRFSVEEVVQLTLEFYRRNYIEGLFLSSGIIKSVDYTMEQLIEVARRLRVEHKFRGYIHLKAVPKASPELMAKAGLYADRLSANIELPTDGDLKQLAPEKKLVDAEDTMSDIKGGIDEAKADRKAPRFAAAGQSTQMIVGATPTPDREIIKTAGSLYKRHDLRRVYYTAFSPIPYGDARLPLVQPPLVREHRLYQSDWLMRFYGFRAEEITTPEQPTLDLEIDPKLAWALRNRHLFPVDLNRAAKWRLLRVPGLGQRTVQRLLRVRRHHAIRLDDLSRLNIPMRKVRPWVTAVDHNPATRLLDDDALRDRFVPKQKQLSLF; this is translated from the coding sequence ATGCCCGCCGTCGCCGCGACATCTGGTACCACCCCACGCCGCCAGGCCACCGCGGTGGTCGAGCGGGAAGAGGTCAGCTTCGACAAGGTGCGCGTCAAGCTGGCCGTCCTGGCCGATGCGGCGAAGTACGACGCCTCATGCAGCTCCAGCGGCATCAAGCGCAAAGGACGCGACGACGGACTCGGCAGTGCCAACGGCACCGGCATCTGCCACAGCTACACGCCCGACGGCCGATGCGTGTCGCTCCTGAAGATTCTGCTGACCAACTACTGCATCTACGACTGCCAGTACTGCGTCAACCGCGTCAGCAGCGACGTCGAGCGACAGCGATTCAGCGTGGAAGAGGTCGTCCAGCTCACGCTCGAGTTCTACCGCCGCAACTACATCGAAGGGCTGTTCCTCAGCAGCGGCATCATCAAGAGCGTCGACTACACGATGGAGCAGCTCATCGAGGTCGCCAGGCGGCTTCGCGTGGAGCACAAGTTCCGCGGCTACATCCATCTCAAGGCGGTGCCCAAGGCGTCGCCTGAGCTGATGGCCAAGGCAGGTCTCTACGCCGATCGGCTCAGCGCGAACATCGAGCTGCCGACGGATGGCGATTTGAAACAGCTGGCCCCTGAGAAAAAGCTGGTCGATGCCGAAGACACGATGTCCGACATCAAGGGCGGCATCGACGAAGCCAAGGCCGACCGCAAGGCCCCGCGTTTCGCTGCGGCCGGGCAGTCGACGCAGATGATCGTCGGTGCCACGCCAACGCCCGACCGCGAGATCATCAAGACCGCCGGCAGCCTCTACAAGCGTCACGACCTCCGCCGCGTCTATTACACGGCCTTCAGCCCGATTCCATACGGCGACGCCCGTCTGCCCCTCGTCCAGCCGCCGCTGGTTCGAGAGCATCGGCTGTATCAAAGCGACTGGCTGATGCGGTTCTACGGGTTCCGCGCCGAGGAGATCACGACGCCCGAGCAGCCGACGCTGGACCTAGAGATCGACCCGAAGCTGGCGTGGGCGCTGCGGAATCGGCACCTGTTCCCCGTCGACCTGAACCGGGCCGCGAAGTGGCGACTCCTCCGCGTCCCGGGTCTGGGGCAGCGGACGGTGCAGCGTTTGCTCCGCGTGCGACGACACCACGCGATTCGCCTGGACGACCTGAGTCGGCTCAACATCCCGATGAGAAAGGTCCGCCCCTGGGTGACGGCCGTCGATCACAACCCCGCGACGCGGCTCCTGGACGATGACGCGCTCCGCGATCGATTCGTTCCAAAGCAGAAGCAGCTCAGTCTGTTTTGA
- a CDS encoding phosphopantothenoylcysteine decarboxylase, whose translation MKTLITAGGTREPVDAVRYLGNRSSGRMGVAIAAAAVEAGHEVTLIAGSVSVALPKNVEAVRVETTRQMHDAVLERWPTFDALVMAAAVADFRPKVVSDQKLRRGARMTLELEPTEDILAAAGACKRADQTLVGFSLDDDTPEARGRAREKLVRKNCDLLVYNPIATLDAHEVAATIFRHDGSSVDVPSSDKAAFAQRLIEEVMSYR comes from the coding sequence GTGAAGACCCTCATCACCGCCGGCGGGACGCGGGAGCCTGTGGATGCGGTTCGCTACCTCGGCAACCGGTCGAGCGGGCGGATGGGCGTCGCCATCGCCGCGGCGGCGGTGGAGGCGGGGCATGAGGTGACGCTGATTGCCGGGAGCGTGAGTGTGGCGTTGCCGAAGAACGTCGAGGCGGTCCGTGTCGAGACGACGCGCCAGATGCACGACGCGGTCTTGGAACGCTGGCCGACGTTCGACGCACTCGTGATGGCGGCGGCGGTGGCGGACTTTCGGCCAAAGGTGGTGAGCGATCAGAAACTGCGACGCGGGGCCCGGATGACGCTGGAACTGGAGCCGACCGAGGACATCCTCGCTGCCGCCGGTGCTTGCAAGCGGGCGGATCAGACGCTCGTCGGGTTCAGCCTCGACGACGACACGCCGGAGGCACGCGGGCGGGCACGTGAAAAGCTCGTCCGCAAGAACTGCGATCTGCTCGTCTACAACCCGATCGCGACGCTCGACGCCCACGAAGTGGCCGCGACGATCTTCCGACACGACGGCAGCAGCGTCGACGTGCCTTCCTCGGACAAGGCTGCGTTTGCACAGCGGCTCATCGAGGAAGTGATGAGCTATAGATAG
- a CDS encoding flavoprotein, producing MSDAPPDLSSLAGKEIVVGVGGGIAAYKVCDLVSKLVQADVGVTVAMTDAAQKFVTPLTFEAITQRPVHTGIWNQVDAADTQHIKLTEQADLMIVAPATMHLLCKCAAGLCDDVVSLLVAAAACPILMAPGMNDRMWANPATQEAVEKLKARGVGFVGPESGWLACRNDGAGRLADTLSVLTAAAAIGLGAQAPEDRLPRSSR from the coding sequence GTGTCCGACGCTCCGCCCGACCTCTCATCGCTCGCCGGCAAGGAAATCGTCGTCGGCGTCGGTGGCGGGATTGCGGCTTACAAGGTGTGCGACCTCGTCAGCAAACTCGTCCAGGCGGACGTCGGCGTGACCGTCGCCATGACCGACGCCGCCCAGAAGTTCGTCACACCGCTGACGTTCGAAGCGATCACGCAGCGGCCGGTGCACACGGGCATCTGGAACCAGGTCGACGCGGCCGACACGCAGCACATCAAGCTGACGGAACAGGCCGATCTGATGATCGTCGCCCCGGCCACGATGCACCTGCTCTGCAAGTGCGCGGCGGGCCTGTGCGACGACGTCGTCAGCCTCCTCGTCGCCGCCGCCGCCTGCCCGATCCTCATGGCCCCCGGCATGAACGACCGCATGTGGGCCAACCCCGCTACTCAGGAGGCGGTCGAGAAGCTGAAGGCTCGCGGCGTTGGCTTTGTCGGGCCGGAGAGCGGGTGGCTGGCTTGTCGGAACGACGGGGCGGGCCGGCTGGCAGACACGCTGTCTGTCTTGACAGCAGCAGCGGCAATTGGCCTGGGTGCTCAAGCACCTGAAGATCGTCTTCCCAGATCATCGCGGTGA
- a CDS encoding GTPase — protein sequence MRGRAERRTHCKSTSAPQLGCRIERETTIFAVATSPGVAERAIVRTSGPRAIAVAEELVGQVEPRRAMEVRLRLAECDVPGEVYAFAGPRSHTGEDVVEYHVAGGALIAGLLTEQLKSLGLVDAAPGEFTARAFLNGKVSLDQAEAVQATIAAESDAELVAAERLRRGELGRLLEGPTDAIARLLAMAEAAIDFSAEPDVTPMPPDDALRDVAAVRSELASLVEGNRRRSADVLPSVVLVGLPNAGKSTLFNALVGSERVVASDMPGTTRDGISADVDLGGVRVHLVDLPGIATFDDALDQEAADLARQRAASADVVVLVRDATQPASLDVRHDLVVQTKADLLDDPPGDAVSATTGAGIDPLRNRLRDAAIRSSGVRVVLNERHQACVARAIDALDEASQALSDELGDEVVALALRDALDAVGEVTGVVTPDDVLGRIFSGFCVGK from the coding sequence ATGAGAGGTCGGGCGGAGCGTCGGACACATTGCAAGTCTACATCAGCACCGCAGCTAGGTTGTCGCATCGAGCGCGAGACGACCATCTTCGCCGTCGCGACGTCGCCGGGTGTGGCGGAGCGGGCGATCGTGCGGACGAGCGGGCCGCGGGCGATCGCGGTTGCGGAGGAGTTGGTCGGGCAAGTCGAGCCGCGGCGTGCAATGGAGGTCCGGCTTCGGCTGGCGGAGTGCGACGTCCCGGGGGAGGTCTACGCGTTCGCCGGACCGCGGAGTCACACCGGGGAGGACGTGGTCGAGTACCACGTGGCGGGCGGGGCGTTGATCGCGGGACTGCTGACCGAGCAACTCAAATCGCTCGGCCTCGTCGACGCCGCACCGGGTGAGTTCACGGCCCGCGCGTTCCTGAATGGCAAGGTCTCGCTCGACCAGGCCGAGGCGGTCCAGGCGACGATCGCGGCGGAGTCGGACGCGGAACTCGTCGCTGCCGAACGACTCCGGCGTGGCGAGCTGGGGCGTCTGCTCGAAGGGCCGACGGATGCGATCGCGAGACTGCTCGCCATGGCGGAAGCGGCGATCGATTTCTCGGCTGAGCCCGACGTCACGCCGATGCCGCCGGACGACGCTCTGCGCGACGTCGCTGCCGTGCGGTCGGAGCTGGCGTCGCTCGTGGAAGGCAACCGAAGACGGTCGGCCGACGTGCTGCCGAGCGTCGTCCTCGTCGGCCTGCCCAACGCTGGCAAGAGCACGCTCTTCAACGCGTTGGTCGGCAGCGAGCGCGTCGTCGCGTCCGACATGCCCGGCACCACACGCGATGGCATCTCGGCCGACGTGGACCTGGGCGGCGTCCGCGTGCACCTCGTCGACCTGCCGGGGATTGCAACGTTCGACGACGCCCTCGATCAGGAGGCTGCCGACCTCGCCCGTCAGCGAGCTGCGTCGGCCGACGTCGTGGTGCTTGTCCGCGACGCGACGCAGCCGGCATCGCTCGACGTGCGACACGACCTCGTCGTCCAGACCAAGGCCGACCTGCTGGACGATCCGCCCGGCGATGCCGTCTCTGCGACGACCGGCGCCGGCATCGACCCGCTCCGCAATCGGCTCCGCGATGCGGCCATCCGGTCGTCGGGCGTTCGAGTCGTGCTCAACGAGCGGCACCAGGCCTGCGTCGCACGTGCGATCGACGCGTTGGACGAGGCGTCGCAGGCACTCTCCGATGAGCTGGGCGACGAGGTCGTCGCACTTGCGCTGCGCGACGCGCTCGACGCGGTTGGTGAGGTGACGGGCGTCGTCACACCCGACGACGTGCTGGGCCGCATCTTCAGCGGGTTCTGTGTCGGGAAGTGA
- a CDS encoding deoxyribonuclease IV: MPSKHLYGSHLSIAGGMHKAVASAVDLKLGTVQVFTKNQQQWKVPPLEEEAVDAWRSACDQAGYVQTVSHASYLINLATPDAAAKKKAASLFAEEVRRCDTLGIPYLVIHPGAHMGDGVDVGIERIVKMLDATLAKNDGETIVCLESTAGQGSSVGHELEHLAAIIEQSKHADRLAVCLDTAHLFAAGYDFRGRKYPAFVRKLEATFGVSCVKVWHLNDSKKPLDSRVDRHEHIGLGTIGDDGFRPLMRDKRWHGLPMILETPKAKHDDGRDWDAVNVERLQGLAKR, encoded by the coding sequence ATGCCCAGCAAGCACCTCTACGGGTCTCACCTGTCGATCGCTGGCGGGATGCACAAGGCCGTCGCGTCGGCGGTGGACCTGAAGCTTGGCACCGTGCAGGTCTTCACGAAGAACCAGCAGCAGTGGAAGGTGCCACCGCTGGAGGAGGAAGCGGTCGACGCATGGCGATCAGCCTGTGACCAAGCCGGCTACGTGCAGACCGTCAGCCACGCGAGTTACCTGATCAACCTGGCGACGCCGGATGCGGCGGCGAAGAAGAAGGCGGCGTCGCTGTTTGCCGAGGAGGTCCGGCGGTGCGACACACTCGGCATTCCGTACCTCGTCATCCATCCCGGAGCCCACATGGGCGACGGCGTCGACGTCGGCATCGAGCGGATCGTCAAGATGCTCGACGCGACCCTTGCCAAGAACGACGGCGAGACGATCGTCTGCCTCGAAAGCACCGCCGGGCAGGGTTCGAGCGTCGGGCACGAGCTGGAGCACCTCGCTGCAATCATCGAGCAATCGAAGCACGCCGACCGTCTGGCGGTCTGCCTCGACACTGCCCACCTGTTCGCCGCCGGGTACGACTTTCGTGGACGCAAGTACCCAGCGTTCGTCCGCAAGCTCGAGGCGACCTTCGGCGTCAGTTGCGTCAAGGTCTGGCACCTCAACGACTCGAAGAAGCCGCTCGACAGCCGCGTCGATCGCCACGAACACATCGGCCTGGGCACCATCGGCGACGACGGCTTTCGCCCGCTCATGCGCGACAAACGCTGGCATGGCCTTCCGATGATCCTCGAAACACCCAAAGCCAAGCACGACGACGGCCGAGATTGGGACGCGGTGAACGTCGAGCGACTCCAGGGCCTGGCCAAGCGTTGA
- a CDS encoding D-galactonate dehydratase family protein, protein MRIASVETIVTRPGRNFVVVKVTTDTGLVGWGDATLNGRELSVASYVDDYLAPVLQGEDPVRIEHLWQALRVGSYWRGGPVQHSALSGVDMALWDILGKEAGQPVYQLLGGRCRDDVACYVHCSGTSNETLVESCRRRLDAGFRHLRIQIQADVGSTYGERAYRPRAGDVPAKADSAGQRDRTADGLQPALEQRDLPFVGVFDPGNYLRQTPAMFEHVRRELGDEVELLHDVHHRLTPTQAAGLAKAIEPYRPFFFEDPVAPEMATYLDQVRAASTVPLALGEGLFDTSEVLPLITGRLIDYVRCDLGHCGGITAGRKLATIAEPFAIKTAWHGPPDLSPVGHAANVHLDLAIPNFGIQEWTDHFVGPDAAVCQAVFGGGAVTCREGRLNVPDTPGLGVEVNEDEARKHAYERAYLPVCRLEDSTVHPW, encoded by the coding sequence ATGCGGATTGCCAGCGTCGAGACGATCGTCACCCGGCCGGGTCGCAACTTCGTCGTGGTGAAGGTGACAACCGACACGGGTCTGGTCGGCTGGGGCGACGCGACGCTCAACGGTCGGGAGCTGTCGGTCGCGAGCTACGTCGACGACTACCTCGCACCGGTGCTTCAGGGGGAAGACCCGGTGCGGATCGAGCACCTGTGGCAGGCCTTGCGTGTCGGCAGCTACTGGCGCGGCGGGCCGGTGCAGCATTCGGCACTGTCGGGCGTCGACATGGCGCTGTGGGACATCCTCGGCAAAGAGGCGGGGCAGCCGGTGTACCAATTGCTCGGCGGCCGGTGTCGGGACGACGTGGCGTGCTACGTCCACTGCAGCGGGACGAGCAACGAGACGCTCGTCGAGTCGTGTCGCCGACGCCTCGACGCGGGTTTTCGGCATTTGCGGATTCAGATTCAGGCGGATGTCGGCAGCACCTATGGCGAGCGGGCGTACCGGCCGCGAGCGGGAGACGTACCGGCCAAGGCGGACTCGGCAGGGCAACGCGACCGAACGGCCGACGGGTTGCAGCCGGCGCTGGAGCAGCGTGACTTGCCGTTCGTCGGCGTGTTCGATCCCGGGAACTACCTGCGTCAGACGCCGGCGATGTTCGAGCATGTGCGACGTGAACTCGGCGACGAGGTCGAGCTGCTGCACGACGTCCACCATCGCCTCACGCCCACGCAAGCGGCAGGGCTGGCCAAGGCGATCGAGCCGTATCGGCCGTTCTTTTTCGAAGACCCGGTCGCGCCGGAGATGGCGACCTACCTGGACCAGGTTCGTGCTGCGAGCACGGTGCCGTTGGCGCTGGGCGAAGGGCTGTTCGACACGAGTGAGGTGCTGCCGCTGATCACCGGCCGGCTGATCGACTACGTCCGATGCGACCTTGGCCACTGCGGCGGGATCACCGCGGGTCGCAAGCTGGCGACGATCGCCGAGCCCTTCGCGATCAAGACTGCCTGGCACGGTCCGCCGGACCTGTCACCCGTCGGGCACGCGGCCAACGTGCACCTGGACCTGGCGATCCCGAACTTCGGCATCCAAGAGTGGACCGACCACTTCGTCGGCCCGGACGCGGCGGTCTGCCAGGCCGTGTTCGGCGGCGGAGCGGTGACGTGCCGCGAAGGCCGGCTAAACGTGCCGGACACGCCCGGCCTTGGCGTGGAGGTCAACGAGGACGAAGCACGAAAGCACGCGTACGAGCGGGCGTATCTGCCGGTCTGCCGACTCGAAGACAGCACCGTGCATCCGTGGTAA